A genome region from Gammaproteobacteria bacterium includes the following:
- a CDS encoding YajQ family cyclic di-GMP-binding protein produces the protein MPSFDVVSEVDLHEVNNAADQANREIGTRFDFKGSDAKVEIVDDTLTLDAQSAFQVDQMRDILEKKLAKRGVDIGALKIEKIEESGSRARQKIQVRQGIDQDTARKLVKQIKDSKLKVQASIQGDQVRITGKKRDDLQEAIALLKKADIGLPLQYQNFRD, from the coding sequence ATGCCTTCCTTCGACGTCGTGTCCGAAGTCGATCTGCACGAAGTGAACAACGCCGCCGATCAGGCCAACCGCGAGATCGGTACACGCTTCGATTTCAAGGGCAGCGATGCCAAAGTGGAGATCGTCGACGATACCCTCACCCTGGATGCCCAGAGTGCGTTCCAGGTCGACCAGATGCGTGACATCCTGGAGAAGAAGCTCGCCAAACGCGGGGTCGACATCGGTGCGCTGAAGATCGAGAAGATCGAGGAGAGTGGCTCCCGCGCCCGCCAGAAGATCCAGGTCCGCCAGGGCATCGACCAGGACACGGCCCGGAAGCTCGTCAAGCAGATCAAGGACAGTAAACTCAAGGTCCAGGCCAGCATCCAGGGTGATCAGGTGCGCATCACCGGCAAGAAGCGCGACGACCTGCAGGAGGCCATCGCCCTGCTGAAGAAAGCCGACATCGGGCTGCCGCTGCAGTATCAGAATTTCCGGGATTGA